One region of Niallia sp. Man26 genomic DNA includes:
- a CDS encoding SGNH/GDSL hydrolase family protein yields the protein MKNVIKITFLVLILIGLSAIVYGKIQYDNNIKSAGEVAQANYEQYLKDSAEKKEKELADKKAEEKRIYESHKGDTLTYYPMGDSLAEGAFATKEETKYVSVLTDLIEEKLGYVVQLENGAVRSGTGLKNGALPNIQNLIALEPDLVTIQFGNNDYIEKFEDSYSTNEEFKERLEYLIDEIQTNSKSTKIIIVTTWNSGGTSLELDRIINGVGKSKNVEVANIQSVWQYRDDTYGPKGYKVYNGGESDGWHPNDKGHAEIATKIFEKAYELLK from the coding sequence ATGAAAAATGTTATTAAAATAACTTTTCTAGTACTAATTTTAATCGGACTTTCTGCTATAGTATATGGGAAAATTCAGTATGACAATAACATAAAATCAGCTGGAGAAGTTGCACAAGCAAACTATGAACAGTACCTTAAAGACTCTGCGGAGAAGAAAGAAAAAGAATTAGCAGATAAAAAGGCAGAAGAAAAGAGAATTTATGAAAGTCACAAAGGAGACACTTTAACTTATTATCCCATGGGAGATAGTTTAGCTGAAGGTGCATTTGCAACCAAAGAAGAAACAAAATATGTAAGTGTTTTGACAGATTTAATTGAAGAAAAGTTAGGATATGTGGTTCAGTTAGAAAATGGAGCTGTTAGAAGTGGTACAGGCTTAAAAAATGGTGCATTACCCAATATACAAAATCTTATAGCTTTAGAGCCTGACCTTGTTACAATTCAATTTGGAAATAACGATTATATTGAAAAGTTTGAAGACTCATATTCCACCAATGAAGAATTCAAAGAGAGATTGGAATATTTAATTGATGAGATACAAACAAATTCAAAATCTACAAAGATAATCATAGTAACAACATGGAATAGTGGTGGTACATCTTTAGAACTTGATCGAATAATAAATGGCGTTGGAAAGTCTAAAAATGTTGAAGTTGCAAATATACAATCAGTTTGGCAATATAGAGATGATACTTACGGCCCGAAGGGGTATAAGGTATACAATGGGGGGGAAAGTGATGGATGGCACCCCAATGATAAAGGTCATGCTGAGATAGCTACAAAAATATTTGAAAAAGCATATGAGTTACTTAAATAA
- a CDS encoding transposase translates to MEELTVAVFIAVIIALVELLKRSLDLPTKMAPLVSAILGLPIGILYLDVDLKTGIIYGLIIGLSAGGLYSGVKTITKSE, encoded by the coding sequence GTGGAAGAATTAACTGTAGCAGTATTTATTGCTGTAATTATTGCGTTGGTTGAGCTTTTAAAACGCAGCTTAGATTTACCTACAAAGATGGCTCCATTGGTATCTGCAATTCTTGGATTGCCTATAGGTATTTTATATTTAGATGTTGACCTGAAGACAGGGATTATTTATGGTCTGATAATTGGCCTTTCAGCTGGTGGATTATATAGCGGAGTTAAAACAATAACCAAGTCAGAGTAG
- a CDS encoding glycoside hydrolase family protein, with product MELSTNGLNLIKSFEGVRLTAYKAVSTEEHWTIGYGHYGADVREGQTITKAQADKFLKADVARFESAVNSNVKVALNQNQFDALVSFTYNCGEGALKRSTLLELLNQGKYIEAADQFDLWNKSGGKVLNGLVKRRAKEKALFLTGLPQAKKAEVTSAKTYKLTSGKSAYVSAADAKSQKNKKGAVKAGTYYVFNEFQGMINLTSKKGVAGSWIDPNEDNQEYYVIKSGDTLTKVAKKYKTTVASIKALNPSIKNVNLIYANQKIRVK from the coding sequence TTGGAATTATCAACAAATGGTTTGAATTTAATTAAATCCTTTGAAGGTGTTAGGCTTACAGCCTATAAAGCCGTTTCAACAGAAGAGCATTGGACCATAGGATATGGACACTATGGAGCAGACGTTAGAGAAGGACAAACTATTACAAAGGCACAAGCTGATAAATTTTTAAAAGCAGATGTTGCACGCTTTGAGAGTGCTGTAAACAGTAATGTAAAAGTAGCCTTAAATCAAAATCAATTTGATGCGCTAGTATCCTTCACATATAACTGTGGAGAAGGAGCGTTAAAGAGAAGTACTTTGCTCGAGTTGTTGAACCAGGGTAAATATATAGAAGCTGCAGATCAATTTGATTTGTGGAATAAATCTGGTGGTAAGGTATTGAACGGGCTAGTTAAACGTAGAGCGAAAGAAAAAGCATTATTCTTAACAGGTCTTCCACAGGCAAAAAAAGCAGAAGTTACTTCAGCTAAAACATATAAATTAACTTCTGGCAAAAGTGCCTATGTTAGTGCAGCTGATGCAAAGTCTCAAAAGAATAAAAAAGGTGCTGTAAAAGCCGGTACTTATTATGTATTTAACGAATTTCAAGGCATGATTAACCTTACCAGTAAAAAAGGAGTAGCTGGAAGTTGGATTGATCCTAATGAGGATAATCAAGAATATTATGTAATAAAAAGTGGCGACACTTTAACTAAGGTTGCTAAAAAATATAAAACGACTGTAGCATCTATAAAGGCTTTGAATCCATCCATTAAGAACGTCAATTTGATTTATGCTAACCAAAAAATTAGAGTGAAGTAA
- a CDS encoding YolD-like family protein, with product MIRDRGNIKWTAIMLPEHVAAVKQELINWEKVSQPILDGDRLTEIEMLIHEAMEYNLLLEFKLFKKGFIESIIGHTHFIDYIKKEFRIKDKNDLIHKIPFQIIVDVQKV from the coding sequence GTGATTAGGGACCGTGGAAATATTAAATGGACAGCAATAATGCTTCCTGAACATGTGGCAGCAGTAAAACAGGAGTTAATAAATTGGGAGAAAGTAAGTCAACCTATATTGGATGGGGATAGGTTAACTGAGATTGAAATGCTGATACATGAAGCTATGGAGTATAACTTGCTATTGGAGTTTAAATTATTTAAGAAAGGTTTTATCGAGTCCATAATCGGCCATACACACTTTATCGATTACATAAAAAAAGAGTTCCGGATTAAAGATAAGAATGATTTGATTCATAAAATTCCATTTCAAATAATTGTGGATGTCCAGAAGGTGTAA
- a CDS encoding YolD-like family protein, with product MELAKPKKVKKPARPTRDEFELEEIANTLTEAFEEKNELRLTVWKREDPVRGKVVKMDSNTKLIHIENFSETIKVKFMDILYVQRV from the coding sequence ATGGAATTAGCAAAGCCTAAGAAAGTTAAGAAACCCGCAAGACCAACAAGAGATGAATTTGAATTAGAGGAAATCGCCAATACCTTAACGGAAGCATTTGAGGAAAAGAATGAACTAAGACTAACTGTGTGGAAGAGAGAAGATCCAGTAAGAGGTAAAGTGGTTAAGATGGATAGTAATACAAAATTAATACATATAGAAAATTTTAGTGAAACAATTAAGGTTAAATTTATGGATATTTTATATGTTCAGAGAGTTTAA
- a CDS encoding helix-turn-helix domain-containing protein, whose protein sequence is MLVSKIKGYIELSSHNREEIKDYMGVSTNTISAWCSGKSRPSLEDAFKLSRLLGVTVEDLYEYKEEN, encoded by the coding sequence ATGTTAGTAAGTAAAATCAAAGGATATATAGAGCTGTCTTCGCATAATAGAGAAGAAATTAAGGACTATATGGGAGTTTCCACTAATACAATATCTGCGTGGTGTTCCGGCAAGTCCAGACCATCTTTAGAAGATGCGTTTAAACTATCCAGATTATTAGGGGTAACTGTAGAAGATCTATATGAGTATAAAGAAGAGAATTAG
- a CDS encoding FtsK/SpoIIIE domain-containing protein gives MIELFAIPLAIAGAALIPKRKMKDEDKINQIFINRRVGIKSGETIKYPKLIRKHTDSKSYSTYLYSLPLGIPSEAIEGLLPVLNDGLNKEVDYEFDGLLKLRVYHEELPNKWNYDKTLIKPGTWEVPIGRNHTGILYHDFEKYCHLLNGGVTRFGKTVFMKGILNTLIMNNPDDIEIYILDLKAGLEFYKYKKLFPQQVKEVACDVFESAEVLMKLTEELKQKETMFREKGYTNIIDTPIKKRTFIFVDEGAELSPNIVKDRASKKYAEFCQAALSEIARIGGGIGYRLIYATQYPTKEAVPMQVKMNIVARISFICAARMGSMVLLDDAGAEDLPSIPGRAIYLVEKKRTVQVPYIDDSMILKMMEENDDFNSKPNRKIIDDDRHIGRSEN, from the coding sequence ATGATTGAACTATTCGCAATTCCATTAGCTATTGCTGGTGCCGCACTGATACCTAAAAGAAAAATGAAGGATGAGGATAAAATTAACCAAATATTCATCAACAGACGAGTAGGAATCAAATCAGGTGAAACAATTAAATACCCCAAGCTAATCCGCAAACATACCGATTCTAAATCTTATTCCACATACCTGTACTCACTCCCGTTAGGAATCCCATCAGAAGCCATTGAAGGCTTATTACCAGTATTAAATGATGGCCTTAATAAAGAGGTTGATTATGAATTCGACGGCTTATTAAAGCTGCGTGTGTACCACGAAGAACTACCGAATAAGTGGAATTATGACAAAACTTTAATTAAACCAGGAACATGGGAAGTCCCGATTGGCAGAAACCATACAGGTATTCTATATCATGATTTTGAAAAGTACTGCCACTTACTAAACGGCGGTGTTACCCGTTTTGGTAAAACAGTATTTATGAAGGGGATTCTTAACACTTTGATAATGAATAACCCTGATGACATAGAGATTTACATTCTAGATCTTAAAGCAGGATTGGAATTCTACAAATATAAAAAATTATTTCCACAACAAGTAAAAGAAGTAGCCTGTGATGTATTTGAATCAGCTGAGGTACTAATGAAATTAACCGAGGAACTTAAACAAAAAGAAACAATGTTCAGGGAAAAAGGATATACAAACATAATTGATACTCCTATAAAGAAAAGGACATTTATCTTTGTGGATGAAGGAGCAGAGCTTTCTCCTAATATTGTTAAAGACAGAGCTTCAAAGAAATATGCTGAGTTCTGCCAGGCAGCACTATCTGAGATTGCTCGTATTGGTGGAGGTATAGGATATAGACTTATCTACGCTACTCAGTATCCAACAAAGGAAGCAGTCCCAATGCAGGTGAAAATGAACATAGTTGCTCGTATATCATTTATCTGTGCAGCAAGAATGGGTAGTATGGTGCTATTGGATGATGCAGGAGCTGAAGACCTACCGTCCATTCCAGGCAGAGCCATTTACCTTGTGGAGAAAAAAAGAACCGTACAGGTGCCTTACATTGACGATAGTATGATTCTTAAAATGATGGAGGAGAACGATGATTTCAACTCAAAGCCGAATAGAAAGATTATTGACGACGATAGACACATTGGGCGTAGTGAAAATTAA
- a CDS encoding recombinase family protein → MKAALYTRVSKDEQFRDGYSIASQKDHGINFIKSQRWELYDIFVEEGVSAKNLNRPEIQRLISDAKEHKFNVVVFYKLDRLVRSVRDLDDLLQLFDENNIAIRSVTEPFDTTTAIGRFLITLVAAIAQWERETISERVVVNMTKKALLGERNGGKAPFGYSYQNGELVINEKEACFVKDIFRLYNSGNGMRNISLYLQHLGIKKDIRTIGKMIDNPVYMGKLRWGNNSDLDVIISDDVKHPAIIDETTFNLAQRYRQQRAKEGKKATSPFHFSGVLRCARCGSSLSGYTKKSRGSKHYICITKKNGGNCNLPMITEKVLTTELFHNLSADDSERYLQFSQEDLKNYPIEQPHDQSQMIDTFKKDLAAIRTRKKNWLMALGNNVISQEEYLEMTQEDTKKEALLSEELNSMVEEYAPLDYHSVLSLFSNLPQMWVTASDFEKKSFINDLFQTITIDVPANYRRAPGKTPSIIIKHFKLN, encoded by the coding sequence ATGAAAGCAGCATTGTACACTCGAGTATCCAAAGACGAGCAATTTCGAGACGGCTACAGTATTGCATCACAGAAGGATCATGGTATTAACTTTATCAAGTCACAAAGATGGGAATTATACGATATTTTTGTAGAAGAAGGTGTTAGTGCAAAGAACTTAAACCGCCCGGAAATTCAGCGATTAATTTCAGATGCAAAGGAGCATAAATTTAATGTGGTCGTCTTTTACAAGCTTGACCGTCTTGTCCGATCTGTTAGAGATTTAGATGATCTTCTTCAACTTTTTGATGAGAATAATATTGCGATTAGGTCGGTAACAGAACCGTTCGACACAACCACAGCAATTGGCCGCTTCTTAATAACATTAGTGGCTGCCATCGCACAGTGGGAACGTGAAACAATATCAGAACGTGTAGTTGTTAATATGACCAAAAAAGCTTTATTAGGCGAACGTAATGGCGGGAAAGCCCCTTTTGGATATAGCTATCAAAATGGAGAGCTTGTTATTAACGAGAAAGAAGCTTGCTTCGTAAAGGATATTTTCAGACTTTATAATAGTGGTAATGGCATGCGTAACATCTCCTTATATCTCCAGCACTTAGGGATTAAAAAGGACATACGAACAATAGGAAAAATGATAGATAACCCTGTGTACATGGGTAAGCTTAGATGGGGAAATAATTCCGATTTAGATGTGATTATTTCTGATGATGTTAAGCATCCAGCCATTATTGATGAGACTACATTCAATCTTGCTCAACGGTACAGGCAGCAAAGAGCAAAAGAAGGAAAAAAAGCTACTTCTCCCTTTCATTTCTCTGGAGTGTTACGATGTGCAAGATGTGGCAGTTCCTTATCTGGATACACAAAAAAATCCCGTGGTAGCAAGCATTATATATGTATTACTAAAAAGAACGGCGGCAATTGCAATCTCCCAATGATTACAGAAAAAGTACTAACAACTGAATTATTCCACAACCTGTCAGCAGATGATTCAGAACGTTATCTACAATTTTCACAAGAAGATTTAAAAAATTACCCTATTGAACAACCACACGACCAATCACAAATGATAGATACATTTAAAAAAGACCTGGCTGCCATAAGGACTCGCAAAAAAAACTGGTTGATGGCATTAGGCAATAACGTTATTTCGCAAGAAGAGTATCTAGAAATGACTCAAGAGGATACGAAGAAAGAAGCATTACTTTCTGAAGAACTTAACAGCATGGTGGAGGAATATGCTCCATTAGATTATCACTCTGTTCTATCTCTATTTAGTAACCTCCCTCAAATGTGGGTGACAGCGAGTGATTTTGAAAAGAAAAGCTTTATAAATGACCTGTTCCAAACGATAACAATAGATGTGCCTGCCAACTACCGCAGAGCTCCCGGCAAAACTCCCTCTATCATTATTAAACACTTCAAGCTTAACTAA
- a CDS encoding helix-turn-helix domain-containing protein — protein MGEIMGKRLRLLREKSGLSQKFVAEKIGVKNNTLSGYESGNREPDSEILTKLADFYEVSTDYLHGRSDNTKSFTAENNYSLNEINKLIKQYGFEQMRLFDIEQWKILSPQDVKIVEEHFKMIVKLAKERKAESNNAPGTI, from the coding sequence ATGGGTGAGATAATGGGAAAAAGATTGCGTTTGCTAAGAGAAAAGAGTGGTTTATCACAAAAGTTTGTTGCTGAAAAAATTGGCGTGAAAAATAATACTCTGTCCGGATATGAATCAGGTAATCGGGAACCTGACTCAGAAATACTAACTAAATTAGCTGACTTTTACGAAGTATCTACCGATTATCTTCATGGCAGATCCGATAATACAAAAAGTTTTACAGCTGAAAATAATTATTCTTTAAATGAAATAAACAAATTAATAAAACAATATGGCTTTGAGCAAATGAGACTTTTTGACATAGAACAATGGAAAATTCTATCTCCGCAAGATGTAAAAATAGTGGAAGAACACTTTAAAATGATTGTAAAACTTGCGAAAGAGCGTAAAGCAGAAAGTAATAACGCACCTGGGACGATTTAG